One Serinus canaria isolate serCan28SL12 chromosome Z, serCan2020, whole genome shotgun sequence DNA window includes the following coding sequences:
- the SLC45A2 gene encoding membrane-associated transporter protein gives MTLTKESFHGALLPASGVAKADMDGTREKEEAPRQSVMRTGAAVPRRRAVGRLVMHSMAMFGREFCYAVEAAFVTPVLLSVGLPKNLYSLVWLISPILGFVLQPVVGSASDHCTCSWGRRRPYILGLGIIMLLGMALYLNGDVMISAFIDERDKQRTWAIVITMLGVVLFDFAADFIDGPIKAYLFDVCSHQDKEKGLHYHALFTGLGGALGYLTGAMDWGQTILGYTLASEFQVIFFFAALVFIICLTIHLCSIPEVPLRYENEEAKFLLEETEPHRYHSIEEEIRNGHLKSTCTKTKAAAKPEKCAAAPRTEEKRQMTLKSLLKTLLSMPSHYRCLCVSHLFGWMAFLSNMLFFTDFMGQVVYHGNPYAPHNSTLYLTYKAGVEMGCWGLCINAISSSVYSYLQKVLLPYVGLKGLYFIGYLLFGLGTGLIGLFPNVYSTLALCSLFGVMSSTLYTVPFHLIAEYHREEESQKLQEGEQAGEHGRGKGIDCAALTCMVQLAQIILGVGLGLLVSVAGSAVTVISASTVALVGCCFVAFCIRYVD, from the exons ATGACCTTAACGAAAGAGAGCTTCCACGGGGCTCTCCTGCCCGCCTCTGGAGTGGCCAAGGCCGACATGGATGGCaccagggagaaggaggaggctCCGAGGCAGTCAGTGATGAGgactggagcagcagtgccaaggaGGCGAGCGGTGGGAAGGCTGGTCATGCACAGCATGGCCATGTTCGGCCGGGAGTTCTGCTATGCCGTGGAGGCCGCCTTTGTCACGCCGGTGCTGCTCAGTGTAGGGCTGCCCAAGAACCTCTACAGCCTCGTGTGGCTCATCAGCCCTATCCTGGGCTTCGTGCTGCAGCCCGTGGTAGGTTCAGCCAGTGATCACTGCACCTGTAGCTGGGGCAGGAGGCGACCTTACATTCTGGGTCTGGGCATCATAATGCTGTTAGGCATGGCTTTGTACCTCAATGGGGACGTGATGATCTCAG ctttcATCGATGAGAGAGACAAGCAGCGGACGTGGGCAATAGTCATTACCATGCTGGGAGTAGTACTTTTTGATTTTGCAGCTGATTTTATTGATGGTCCAATCAAAGCATATTTATTTGATGTCTGCTCTCATCAGGATAAAGAGAAGGGTCTGCATTACCACGCCCTCTTTACAG GTTTGGGAGGAGCCCTGGGTTACCTTACAGGTGCTATGGATTGGGGTCAAACTATACTAGGATATACCTTGGCATCAGAATTCCAGGTGATTTTCTTCTTCGCAGCCTTGGTTTTCATAATCTGCCTTACCATACATCTGTGCAGTATTCCTGAAGTCCCACTCAGATATGAAAATGAAGAGGCAAAGTTCTTGTTGGAAGAGACTGAACCCCATAGGTACCACTCCATAGAGGAGGAAATAAGGAATGGTCACTTAAAATCAACATGTACCAAAACAAAGGCTGCAGCCAAGCCAGAGAAATGCGCAGCTGCGCCCCGCACAGAG GAAAAGAGGCAGATGACTCTTAAATCCCTCTTGAAGACACTTTTAAGCATGCCATCTCACTATCGCTGTCTGTGTGTGAGCCACCTCTTTGGATGGATGGCTTTCCTGTCCAACATGCTTTTCTTCACGGATTTCATGGGACAG GTTGTGTACCATGGGAATCCCTATGCACCTCACAACTCCACACTTTACCTTACCTACAAAGCAGGGGTAGAGATGGGATGCTGGGGACTGTGCATCAATGCAATTTCTTCATCAGTCTATTCTT ACTTGCAGAAAGTCCTTCTGCCATACGTAGGATTAAAGGGACTTTATTTCATTGGATACCTACTTTTTGGACTGGGTACTGGATTAATTGGCTTGTTTCCCAATGTCTATTCCACTCTGGCTCTTTGTTCACTCTTTGGAGTCATGTCCAGCACACTGTACACAGTGCCATTCCACCTCATTGCAGAGTACCACAGGGAAGAAGAG AGCcagaagctgcaggaaggggaaCAAGCAGGGGAGCACGGGCGAGGGAAGGGCATTGACTGTGCTGCCCTGACCTGCATGGTGCAGCTGGCCCAGATCATCCTcggtgtggggctggggctcctggtCAGCGTGGCTGGCAGCGCCGTCACCGTGATTTCGGCATCCACGGTGGCCCTGGTGGGCTGCTGCTTTGTGGCTTTCTGCATTCGCTACGTGGACTAG
- the RXFP3 gene encoding relaxin-3 receptor 1 translates to MGEPCERDACSPAAGIKEGADRESWDTPLGFLESSQMDNGSNVSFLQFLKTINLERADGMQGDSSDVVRIVISLVYSVVCALGLVGNLLVLYLMKSKQGWRKSSINLFVTSLAVTDFQFVLTLPFWAVENALDFNWLFGKAMCKIVSYVTAMNMYASVFFLTAMSVARYRSVASALKNQRRGDPLGGCCSAKWLCALIWLSAVLASLPHAIFSTTATVFDDVLCLVKFPEGRGNNAQFWLGLYHIQKVLLGFLVPLVVISLCYLLLVRFISDKHVGSTCSGPSIKRRSKVTRSVSIVVLSFFLCWLPNQALTTWGILIKLNVVHFSNEYFLSQVYLFPISVCLAHSNSCLNPILYCLMRREFRKALKSLLWRITSPSLTTMRPFTDTTKPEKEEQALHAVMPVHPVPAAPRAAAVQAEVAYYPPGVVMYSSRYDLLPASSMEQHC, encoded by the coding sequence ATGGGCGAGCCCTGCGAGCGCGATGCCTGCTCGCCAGCCGCTGGCATAAAGGAAGGAGCGGACAGGGAGTCCTGGGACACGCCGCTGGGCTTCCTGGAGAGCTCTCAGATGGACAACGGGAGTAACGTGTCCTTCCTGCAGTTCTTGAAGACCATCAACCTGGAGCGAGCCGACGGGATGCAGGGGGACAGTTCTGACGTGGTGCGGATTGTCATTTCACTGGTGTACTCTGTGGTGTGTGCCCTGGGACTGGTGGGCAACCTGCTGGTGCTCTACCTGATGAAAAGCAAGCAAGGCTGGAGGAAATCCTCCATCAATCTCTTTGtcaccagcctggcagtgaCTGACTTCCAGTTTGTGCTGACCTTGCCATTCTGGGCGGTGGAGAACGCACTGGACTTCAACTGGCTCTTTGGCAAGGCAATGTGTAAGATCGTCTCCTATGTGACAGCAATGAACATGTATGCCAGCGTGTTTTTTCTCACTGCCATGAGTGTGGCTCGATATCGCTCTGTGGCTTCAGCCTTGAAGAATCAGCGTCGAGGAGACCCGctgggtggctgctgctctgccaagTGGCTTTGTGCACTCATCTGGctgtcagctgtcctggcttcCCTGCCCCATGCCATTTTTTCCACCACTGCCACTGTCTTTGATGATGTTCTCTGTCTTGTCAAGTTCCCAGAGGGCCGAGGCAACAATGCCCAATTCTGGCTGGGTCTGTACCACATCcagaaggtgctgctgggctttCTGGTGCCGCTGGTTGTCATTAGTCTCTGCTACTTGCTCCTGGTACGCTTCATCAGTGACAAGCACGTGGGCAGCACCTGCAGTGGCCCCAGCATCAAGCGCCGCTCCAAAGTGACTAGGTCAGTGTCCATTGTGGTGCTGTCTTTCTTCTTGTGCTGGCTGCCTAACCAAGCACTTACAACCTGGGGGATACTCATCAAACTCAACGTGGTGCACTTCAGTAATGAATACTTTCTCTCCCAAGTGTACCTCTTCCCCATCAGCGTGTGCCTGGCACACTCCAACAGCTGCCTCAATCCCATCCTCTACTGCCTCATGCGCAGGGAGTTCCGCAAGGCACTGAAGAGCCTCCTCTGGAGGATCACCTCACCTTCCCTCACCACCATGCGCCCTTTCACTGACACCACCAAGCCCgagaaggaggagcaggccCTGCATGCTGTGATGCCTGtccaccctgtccctgctgctccccgtGCCGCAGCTGTCCAGGCAGAGGTGGCCTATTACCCGCCCGGGGTGGTGATGTACAGCAGCCGCTACgacctgctgcctgccagctccatggagcagcactgctga